The following are from one region of the Chloracidobacterium sp. genome:
- a CDS encoding aminodeoxychorismate/anthranilate synthase component II — MLLVIDNYDSFTYNLVQYLGELGSEMTILRNDAISIDDIENELKPERILISPGPGTPDDAGISVGVIERFAGRIPILGVCLGHQAIGQHFGGKVVRAPEPVHGKPVVVDHDGRSIFSGIPNGFSAGRYHSLVVDRATLPECLEISAESPDGLIMAMRHREFTLEGVQFHPESILTEHGRTMLLNFLSLPA; from the coding sequence ATGCTGCTCGTGATCGACAACTACGATTCATTTACCTACAACCTCGTCCAGTATCTCGGAGAGTTGGGTTCAGAAATGACGATTCTCAGGAACGACGCGATCTCGATCGACGATATCGAAAACGAGCTCAAGCCCGAGCGGATATTGATCTCGCCGGGACCGGGAACGCCAGACGACGCAGGCATCTCTGTTGGTGTGATCGAACGATTCGCGGGCCGCATTCCGATACTCGGTGTCTGTCTTGGCCATCAGGCCATCGGCCAGCATTTTGGCGGCAAGGTCGTTCGGGCACCCGAACCAGTTCATGGAAAGCCCGTCGTCGTCGATCATGACGGCAGGTCGATCTTCTCGGGCATACCAAACGGCTTCTCGGCCGGACGATACCATTCGCTGGTGGTCGATCGTGCCACATTGCCTGAATGTCTTGAGATCTCGGCCGAATCACCCGACGGTCTGATAATGGCGATGAGGCATCGGGAATTCACGCTCGAAGGCGTGCAGTTCCATCCTGAATCCATCCTGACCGAGCATGGCAGGACCATGCTGCTGAATTTCCTGTCGTTGCCTGCATGA